Proteins from a single region of Pungitius pungitius chromosome 4, fPunPun2.1, whole genome shotgun sequence:
- the gins2 gene encoding DNA replication complex GINS protein PSF2, which produces MDPSEVEFLAEKEMVKIIPNFSLDKIYLIGGDLGPFNPGLPVDVPVWLALNLKQRQKCRIVPPAWMDVEKLEEMRELERKEDAFTPAPSPYYMELTKLLLNHASDNIPKADEIRTLVKDLWDTRIAKLRLSADSFISQLEAHAKLDNLTLMEINTIRAFLLDSLNCMYKLRSNLLPGSSKGQVTDY; this is translated from the exons ATGGATCCCTCGGAGGTCGAGTTCCTCGCCGAGAAAGAGATGGTGAAGATAATACCAAACTTCAGTTTGGATAAGATCTATTTGATCGGG GGTGACCTGGGTCCCTTCAACCCCGGACTGCCGGTGGATGTCCCCGTGTGGCTGGCCCTCAACTTGAAACAGAGGCAGAAATGTAGAATAGTTCCTCCAGCGTGGATGGATGTTG agaagctggaggagatgcGAGAGCTGGAAAGGAAAGAGGACGCCTTCACGCCTGCTCCCAGTCCTTACTACATGGAGCTGACCAAGCTGCTACTGAACCA tgCGTCAGACAACATCCCTAAAGCAGATGAGATCCGCACGCTGGTCAAAGACCTCTGGGACACGAGGATTGCCAAACTCCGCCTCTCCGCCGACAGCTTCATCAGTCAGCTGGAGGCTCATGCGAAG CTGGACAACCTGACTCTGATGGAGATCAACACCATACGAGCGTTTCTTCTCGATTCTCTCAACTGCATGTACAAACTACGTTCCAATCTGCTGCCTGGTTCAAGTAAAGGACAGGTCACGGACTATTGA